One Paenibacillus sp. FSL W8-0186 genomic window carries:
- a CDS encoding TPM domain-containing protein: MRKHYAILTVLFCLAAYLVIPFGTSAAAETKKLIYDEANLLTEEEYMELNAMANEYGAKQETDIIIITSNNEDNTDVELMTEDFYDEQAPGYDKPHGNAVILTLDMKNRDVYLAGFYKAEELLDDGRLDRIREKITPNLSNGDYKLAFEKYIKTAHKYMGFKPGVNPDNPLFNFGFQLIAALVVGGIVVGIMTYRSGGRVTVNRRTYEDASTSGIVDRQDQYLRTTTTKRKIERSTSSSSGGGGGGGITGGGHSHSGSRGKF; this comes from the coding sequence GTGAGAAAGCATTATGCGATATTAACGGTGCTATTTTGTCTCGCGGCATATTTGGTCATTCCCTTTGGAACGTCGGCAGCAGCTGAAACGAAAAAGCTGATCTATGACGAAGCGAACCTTCTCACCGAAGAGGAGTATATGGAGCTAAATGCAATGGCGAACGAGTACGGAGCCAAGCAGGAAACGGATATAATCATTATTACTTCTAACAATGAGGACAATACCGATGTCGAGCTGATGACGGAGGACTTTTACGATGAGCAGGCGCCGGGCTACGATAAACCCCATGGCAACGCGGTGATTCTGACGCTGGATATGAAGAACCGGGACGTCTATTTGGCCGGGTTCTACAAGGCGGAGGAGCTCCTGGATGACGGCAGGCTTGATCGGATCCGCGAGAAAATTACGCCGAATTTATCAAACGGCGACTATAAGCTGGCTTTTGAAAAATATATTAAAACCGCCCATAAATACATGGGCTTCAAGCCGGGAGTGAACCCGGATAACCCGCTGTTCAACTTTGGCTTCCAGCTGATTGCAGCCTTGGTCGTTGGAGGAATCGTCGTGGGTATTATGACTTATCGCTCCGGCGGCCGCGTCACGGTCAACCGGCGCACCTATGAGGATGCCAGCACTTCAGGGATCGTGGATCGTCAGGATCAATACCTGCGCACAACGACGACGAAGCGGAAGATCGAACGGAGTACGAGCAGCAGCTCGGGCGGCGGGGGCGGCGGTGGTATTACCGGCGGCGGCCATTCGCATAGCGGCAGCAGAGGGAAATTCTAA
- a CDS encoding SPFH domain-containing protein has protein sequence MGFFRNQFANVVEWEEFRDDMIFWKWSNREIKKGSKLIIRAGQDAIFVNNGKVEGIFKDEGSYNIESEIIPFLSTLKGFKFGFNSGMRVEVLFVNTKEFTVRWGTQNPILIPTPQLPGGMPIRANGTFNFKVSDYVSLIDNIAGMKGSYLVEDVKIRITSVLDQLLMKWISREGKDMFNLQANASEIAKGIREDLDMEMLGNGMTITGFQVMSFNYPQEIQDMITKTASHEMIGNLQKYQQVSMTDGIASGKVQGGGMASDMAGMMMGMTMANEMMKNMNMHQNQNPGQNQPQQHNQQHSQQPPAAPASEGGKRPNFCPNCGAKNEGANFCPNCGQKLN, from the coding sequence ATGGGATTCTTCAGAAATCAATTCGCGAACGTCGTAGAATGGGAAGAGTTTAGAGATGACATGATCTTCTGGAAGTGGAGCAACCGGGAGATCAAGAAGGGCAGTAAACTGATCATCCGCGCCGGCCAGGACGCGATTTTCGTCAATAATGGCAAGGTGGAAGGGATTTTCAAGGATGAGGGCTCATACAACATCGAATCGGAGATCATCCCTTTCTTATCCACGTTAAAAGGCTTCAAATTCGGCTTCAACAGCGGCATGCGGGTGGAGGTTCTGTTCGTTAACACGAAGGAATTTACGGTTAGATGGGGAACGCAGAATCCGATTCTGATTCCGACGCCTCAGCTGCCGGGCGGCATGCCGATTCGCGCCAACGGAACGTTCAACTTCAAGGTCAGCGATTACGTGTCGCTGATTGATAATATCGCCGGGATGAAAGGCAGCTATCTCGTGGAGGATGTCAAAATCCGTATCACTTCTGTATTGGATCAGCTGCTCATGAAGTGGATCAGCCGGGAAGGCAAGGACATGTTCAATCTGCAGGCGAATGCCTCGGAAATTGCCAAAGGGATTCGTGAAGACCTGGATATGGAAATGCTGGGCAACGGTATGACGATTACCGGCTTCCAGGTGATGAGCTTTAACTATCCTCAGGAAATCCAGGATATGATCACGAAGACGGCGTCCCATGAAATGATCGGCAATCTGCAGAAATACCAGCAGGTCAGCATGACGGACGGCATCGCTTCGGGCAAAGTGCAGGGCGGCGGCATGGCCTCGGATATGGCGGGCATGATGATGGGCATGACCATGGCGAACGAAATGATGAAGAACATGAACATGCATCAAAATCAGAATCCAGGCCAGAACCAACCCCAGCAGCACAATCAGCAGCACAGCCAGCAGCCCCCGGCGGCTCCTGCTTCCGAAGGAGGCAAACGCCCTAACTTCTGTCCGAACTGCGGCGCCAAGAATGAAGGGGCGAACTTCTGTCCGAATTGCGGCCAGAAGCTGAACTAA